Genomic segment of Triticum aestivum cultivar Chinese Spring chromosome 6A, IWGSC CS RefSeq v2.1, whole genome shotgun sequence:
CATTGATCATGGCCTTATTCACATCATGTGTCACCCCCTGGGAATATCGACGCGGTACTGGTAACCGGTGATGGGGTTCCACACAAGGACCTGGAGACGCTTCTGAAGTAAGATAAGCACGAGACCATGGCGGCATCCAAGGGATCTGCAACAAAAGCGGTCGCCAACGTGGCAACGTCGCACAGCAAGGAGAAGCGCTCGGGAGGGACGCGATTGGGGGCCTCCAGAGCAGGTCGGAATGACAAACCTTGAGATCTTTCGAAGTGACCGAGGAGAGGAGggttgcggcggtggcggcggcggaatcCGGGGTCTGAGATGAGGTGGCGCGGGGACGTAACGATTTTGTTTTTACGTAATAACGATCAAGTAGCTGGTAAAAATTAGGGAAAATAATGAACGCTTGGCTaactttgccccccccccccccccccccctaaccaCGTGAAGTGCAAAACTATAAAGCCCATCTATAGCAGGCCCCTGCAGCAGCCCACAACAGGAAGACAAAGGACGTAATTAGTGCTCGTTTTCTTTCCTTTTACTTGCCTCCGATGCTATCGCTAACTCTAAGGTATAGCCGCCGTGTAGGGCAGTTCCATATTCACCGTGCAATTCCTAAATTAAGATCTAGACTGTCGAAGGGGGCAAGGGGCGATCCAAAGCTTGTGGGGATGCACGGCCAGCCGGCCGACCAGCCGCGCAGCTAGCATGATCGGCGATGAGGCAAGTAAGACTATGTTACTCTTCGTTTCTCATTCTCTTTACTCCATCCTTGGGTTATACTCCCTCCCTATAATTAGATTACTCTGTACATTTAGAACTAAAGGATTGGAACAACACAAACTGTACACATAAAAGTTGTTATTAGGAAATATTCCTGAGTCCTAACCCATGAGATAAGATTTTGCATTGTTTATCCGTTCCAGCAGCAGAAAGATTTAGTTCATTAGCATGTGAATTACCCTTTGTATTTCTTTTACAACTTTTAGTAAAAAATAAATTGTTCAAAGCCACCACATGTTTTCTTCTCTTGATGAAATCTTTCATGAACCTAAGCCACAACCATCCCCTTATATTAGAATTCTGGCTCCGTCCCTGGCGCCAACGCTTGCAGACGGCCGATGCGCGCGCTCGGGAGGAGGGATCCGGGGGGAGGCGGATAAGGATCTCAGAAAGAAGGTCTTCGTCCTCCAGTGGACCGCCGCCGGCGAGCAGGAGCGGCGGCGGAGGCTGGCCGTCATATTGTCGTCCTCACTGATGCGGGACGCGGTGGAGTGAACCGAAGTACAGCTTTTTTTCTTTGAGACCACCCATTAAGCGAAGATGTCAATCGAGAACCCAACACTTCATCCGAAATGCTGTGGGCTGGATACTTAAAGGCCGATAACTATTTTTTTACGTGGAAGCCCAATAACTATAGAAGCAAACCGTGTCTACAAAAACTATTCTTTCATTCTTGGGCATATTTTCGTTTTGTGTGGATGTTTATCCATACAAGCAATACTACATCCACGAGCGCTTTATGTAAGTTTTACGGCGCTAGACATGCTTAATATGGGGGAATTGGGGGAATTTAGGTGACGATAAGAGGAACATGAGATGAAGAAATTTAGGTTACTTCTTATCACTGATGAAATAAATTTAGGTTACTTCTCATCACTTGCCGATCTCATAGGTTTGATAGGCTtaaatactctctctctctctctctctcacacacacacacacacacacacacacacacacacacacacacacatccctgGGCCACATGTGGCACCAGAGAACGTCGTGGGGTACCGATGACGCAAGGACTGCGTAGCTAGTCTTCCTTGTTAGCTAAGTCCGGTGATAGAGATGATCAGCGGACTTGGACCACcaaagagccccccccccccacccccccccccccccccccccccccctcttattGAGCATGATGAGGATGGAGATAGGAAGTGAGCACGTGAAAGCTCGGTGAAAACCGGCGTGTAGTTGAGGGTGAATGGCTTGACCTGCGACATGCGGAAGATGGGGTGGATGAAATTGTTATCCGGTAGCGTGAGCTTGTATGACAGTGTGCCGACGTGTTGCTCGACAGAGTATGATCGAAGAACTTGAACCCAAGCTTGGGGTAGGGGCGGCTTGACATGGAGGATTGCATGTACAGTTGCAATTTCAACATGACTTGCTCGCTGGCCTTGAACAAGCGCTCGGTGTGGTTCCTATACGCCTTCTTTTTGAAGTGCGCTTGACTGTGAGCTAGTTGTGCACGAAGGATGTCATTGTGCGACATCCAATCCAGCTCGTCGCCAGCGCCCATGTCTGGTAGGTGTAGAGGCAAATCCGGTAGCCCACCCAAGCAAAGTTTTAAATAGCCGATATAGCCATGTTATAATGGTTTGAGTAGGGTGTCACTAAATAGTACTCCTATTCATGTACAATTGTGCAATAACGTTACAAAATAGCGGGCTATAGTTTTGCTATACCTGTTTGAGCGGTGTGCCGCTATTATGATTTGGCATAGCCCACTATTTAAAATTATGCAACCAAGTTGGGCTCCTTGATGTACAAAGCTTTGAATGGAGAAAAGTTGAGCGAGGGGATGTGAGTGGAGTTATACAAGAATCTATAGTCGGAAGCCACTTACATCACCATTGCTCGGGGCAGTCATTGATGGTACATCTTCAAGCATTAGTTGACGTGCTCACTTGAGCGTGATACACCGTCATCTAAAATTGAGCTTGGTACACGCCGCCTCAAGGAGGGAGCGCCACATCACTCTCGTGAAGATATGGTCACGGTCCGAAGACGATGGTATGAGGAACATCGTGAAGCTTGATGTGCCTTGATTACTTGGGCAACGGTGAAGGGGTGTCGGAGGGACGAAATCCATGGTCAAGTCTTGTCATGACTCGGTTTTTTTTGAGGGGCAGTGGGAATCGACAAGTGGCTGGAGGAGGCCCGGCATCTTCATGTGCTCGTGTTTAGCCTGCCGCAGACTTCTTCAACCACCCGCTAGAAgacggaaaaaaattatatgagaccaggtctcacggttagcaggtgaaacccgtcctgatggatgacacgtgacaTTCATAAATCATAAAGCATGTAATCTCTCTTCCCCCTGATTTTAAATGGGGGTgggggatgctttgtgatttgtgaatgccacgtgtcatccatcaggatgggtctcgcgtgagacctggtctcataggcTACAGTGTTACAGGATCTCATAAATAAGTTTCTTTGTTTTTACATTGTCACACATAAAACACAGCGAAGCTTTAATTTCCTTTGACAGGGCTCCTGATAATGGCGAAAGATCGAAAGCCTGGTAGGTGATAGGCTTGCTTCAGCATCAAGTGCAGAGCCAACTCCCCGAAGAACATCAAAGGGAGCCGACTCCCTGAAGATCGTGACATCAAACAGGAAAGAACTCATCGTTTCACTTTCAGAGAGATTTGTACTCCAATGCATGCACAGAAATACAAGAGGCCACACCTATCCTCTGTGCTGATGTGAAAGAAAACAAAATGCAATTCTGATACAGTGCGACTTATATGCAATTCTGAAGGTTGTTGTCTGTTTACTGAACTCTGTCTACCAAAAGAGATACGGATGGAAAAATCGGTCGGGTTCTTCCAAGCAACCTACAACCCTGCCGCTTTTCGCTATCCAAAAAAGGAACCTACAACCTTCTGGATGTAACTCTGAAATAATTCATGGCAGAGTAGATTGCAGAGAGAAACTTTAATTACGCATCATGAGCAGCAAACAAAagagagttgggacaattttcgttggtttatttctcactCAATGCCATGCtaacctgaggggttggggatacatacTTATAGGTTGCTAGCCAGCCAAGCATAtgctaagatgccagtctaagatgctagtctaagatgtcagtctaagatgccagtctaagatgctatCCTAACCGCCAGTCCTTGATGGTCAGGAACTCTATCataactgccacaaggaccatgtgctgcagccccacaacGACCCTAATATACAGACTTATCCATCAATCCGGACACCTTCGTGATGATAAAAAATAGGGTTTATCTAATACAATAGTAGCAACATGGGGCATAACATCAGCAGGGATATAGAAACCTGAAAACTCTACCTGGCACAACACAAGACTGACAGTAGAGCTTGCCTGATCGTGCCTACTTCAGCGGCATCAAGCAAATGAACCGCAAGAGTGACAGACATGACAACACTAATTATTAATCCAAGCAAGTAACCGTGTCCTCATACAGAACATAGATAATAGGCACGTAGTTTGCAAACGAAGCGATTAGCTCCTACTAGTCATACAACTTCACACCTGACCAGTACAGTGGGCCAAATTCTGGGTGTAGCACACGCCCATGAACAGCATACAAAACGGAAGAACCTACAGCACACAATCAATTTCTGCATCTTGGCCACCGGAATGTAACCCTAGATACCTGCGGAGCAACCAATTTCATCAGTCAAAGTTAAAGTTCTGTATCTCAATACATTCATAGAAAAAAGTTGAAGTTATGTATCTCAACTTATGTACGACTCAAACAGTAAACACTAACTTCACTTTTTTCTATGAAACCAACAATAGAAACAGAGAACCGCTACAGGAGAACAGTTCATTTTTGCCACCACACCTTCAACTCTTATTATTAGCATATATTCTCAAGTTTTTGGCTACATCTGTTATTCTGTTCTCAATAgaggcaaataaaataaataaactgtGGCTCAAATAACTCCAGGGAAATACTGGTCATCCCAGCTTATTGAATCACTTGAAATATTCATTTTTATCATGGGCACGTAAGGGGCTCATGGGGTAACCGGGTAACAAACCCGAACAGTCTGGTTTATAGCTTATAGACATACTTTTCAGAAATGTATGTGCTAGCAAGTCGCTCACAAACCAAATTTAATTGAACTCATGTAGTAGAAGCCTCAACTAAGGGATCGTGCACCGTCTTATTAATAGAAACATTTCATTCGGCCAAATATAGATGCACCGCTCTTTCTTCACAACAACAAAAGCAATGCTTTGACCACTAGTTTTACTGATAACATTAATATGTTAGTAAAAGTATACAACTTGTGGCAAAAGCAGTGTTTACGGTGAATCTAGTCATGCCATTTCGACCATATGTTTATAAGAAAAGTCTTGAACATCTAAAGTGACCAAAAGTGCAGAAAATAGACTACCCGCAAAGCATTGATACATATAGTTTGGACCAGACAAATCATGTTAGGGGATAATGGCAGGTGGCAGATTACATATGCAAATTAGATAGGCACTGAGAGATATGCTGAGAATAATATTTAAGCAAACTGCCTTACACTAACAATCATCCATAAAACTGCAATAAATTGAGCAAAAAGATAAATAGAAATACAAAAATTAATGAAAGCATACTCTTCGAGTATTATGACAAACAACATTAGGAAAAGATAAGCAAAACTACACCAATTCTAAAATTTATAGAATATTCAAGGAACAGTATAAAAAGATGAATGTTGTAGAAATGAAGAACATGTACACTCAGACCATTAGCTGGTCAGAAGAGTAAGTTATCCAGAATTATAAGCCCATTCCATGCCATATCAGAAAAAATAAAAACATAATCATATTAAGAAATCCAAGCAGATTAGTGAAATGAACAAATAAAATATTTTTCCTATGTACAAATGCACTTGGTACTCTCAGTAGGACTCTTCTAAAAATGGTAGATGAGTAAATATTCTTAAATTCCAGAAGTTCATCATTACAAACTTAATATTAGCACAATtacagagataataaatactgaaTGAAAGAAATAGAACTAGCTTTAAACTTTAACATGTGCCTATTGAGTTCACTATATTTTTCATGTAGTCATCTTCAACTTCCCACTATTTCATGTATTGAGAAAAAACTGCCTTCTAAAACTACTACTGTATTATATAATATTTGCATATGTGAATAGGCATATGACAACCAGATTTATTTCAATGCTACACAAAGAATTTGCTAATCTTGATCTTTATTGTTTTATTGTATGGATATTCACATAATAAACTGATGAAGCCAGTTTGCTAGCTCTAACTTGATTACAGATATGGAACTCAGAATAGACCAATTGCAGCCCAACGCCTGGCTACAGAACACATATAAAATTATACACCACTAAAGGATTTTTTTTCCTACACATCATAATCATTAAACACCACACAAGAATCAGAATAGAAACCGTACAGAAAAAATTCGCTATATGTTGAAGAGGGCATCAAGCAGCAAAAGAAACAATTGCTATGACACTACTTGAAATTGCTAACTTAAAACAAAAGGATGTGAACCATATATGCCATCAACCAACTATAAAAAACTAACCTGGTTTTATTAcaaccaatatatatatatatatatatatatatatatatatatatatatatatatatatgtaaggCATGCTTTACCTGCAGCGTAGACACTTTCAAATGGATGATAATGAAAAAGGGGGTAGGCTCCAGGAAGTTTATTGAACTGCAATGACTCAAGATGGACCGTAAAGAGGATGTGATGTGTCCATACGAACACCACATTATTTTCCCCCATGGGCCCTTGTATTATTATGTCATTCTCCTCCGAATTCAGAGAAAGTAGCTTGTCCAGTTCAATGGTTCTTCCAAGACCCCATGAAGCAACACCATCACAATCAGTCTTCCTCTTCCATAACTGGATGCTGCGGTCTGTCTGGAGGAGTAAACCAAGGCCACCACCCTCTGCGCGCATAATCGAGAATAGGCAATGGCCGTCTTCAAGGATATGCACTGGCAACCGTATGACAGCTAGGCTTTGCTTCTCCAAATCAAACTCAAGAATTCCGGTAAAATTCCCAGCAAGCCTCCAGTAAAGGGAATCCCCAATCAGCACGGTAGGCTTGTAAGTAGAAACGAAGGTGCCAACATTACTCATTGGAACGCGAGATGGAAGCTGTGTTGAGACGAGTTCACCCCATGCGCCAGCCTCTGAGGAGTAAACGCAGGCAAGCGCTCGTCTGTGTTGCTTGTCATCGTTGTCTGCCACTGTCAACGCCACTTGGAAGTGTTGGGCATCGTCTCCAGCAGCACGAAGCACCGCCCCGTTGATCGGTGTCTTCTCTGCATGTATCGCAACCCCCGGGGGCACGTCAAGGCGGTGCTGGTCGCCGATGACGGGGTCCCACACCAGGATCTGGTTCTTAGGTTTGTTGACGACGAGTACCAGGCCATGGCGGCATCCAAGGGACATGAAccggtcgccgtcgccgtcgccgcgctgcAAGGAGAAACGGCCGGGGGAGACACGATCCGGGGCGTCGAGAGCAGGTAGGAAGGGCAGATCTTCATTTCTGACGAAGAAACCGAGTAGGGGTGGGTCGCGGCGGTGGTGGATGCGGAAGCGGCGGGAGAAGCCTGGGTCGGAGAGGAGGAGGCGCCAGCGCCTGCAGACGGCGGAGGCGCGGGGGAGGGAGGAGGGCTGCGGAGGCAGGCGGAGGAGGATCTCGCGGAGCAGGTCGTCTTCGCCCAGTGGCCCGACCGCCGGCGAgcaggggtggcggcggcggcggctagaccTAGGCATCTCGCCCTCCTCACTGCTCGTGCGGGATGTGGTGGGTGTGGAgtcgaagcagcagcagcagcccaaaGTGAATCACTGAAGTGGATCGGCCCAGTTACAGCGAAGAAATTCTCTTGTTAGTTTTTTTTTCAGTGCATaataattctcaaaaaaaaaaagttacGGCTTGTAGTGTTCCCCTAAAAAATAGAGTCACGGATTGTATTGCATAATACATATATTTTTTAAATTGTAGTGTAATATTTGTAAAATACTAGTGGTGCATACAATTTTCATCGAAACAAAAAAAAGTTTAAACGCCAATTGAGCACTATTTCCAAGAATCATTTTAGCTTTGCAATATCCTGTCTCTCTATATTGTCCCTAATAAGTTTTGACTTGCTTAGATTTCCAAAATCTATCGAGAGTATCTCTGTTTTAGCGTCAACAAACAAACATCGATGTTTGCGACAAAAAGATACTATGTGCTAACTCTTCTGCTAACTGGATTTTCCCAAGAAAAAACTGACTTCATCCCCCCCAACAAAAAAAAGATGACTTTGCGTTGTGCATCTGTAGCTGGTCTTTAGCCATGTCATTACGGAGTTGCCTGCCTTGAAACCCGTATATATGTACATTTGATATAATCATTTTCTTGCTTCTGGTACTTACATGGTATTGGATATGAGTTATCTATCCTCGCTTCTGGTCCTTCTCTTCGATGGCTGAGTCTCACTCCTTCACTGACTagcctgatacgtcttcaacgtatctataatttttgattgctccatgctatattatctactgttttggacattattgggctttattacatacttttatattatttttggactaacctattaatcggaggcccagcccagaattgctgtttttttgcctattttaaagtttcaaagaaaaaggaatatcaaacgaagtccaaacaaaacgaaaccttcgggaatgtgatttttggaacgaacaagatccacaagacttgaccctacgtcaagcaaccaacagggaagccacgaggtagaggggcgcgcctaccccccaggcgtgccctccaccctcatgggccccctgttgctccaccgacgtactcattccttctatatatacctacagAACCCCAAACGATCaaacacggagccaaaaccctaatttcaccgttGTAACTTTCTGtattcacgagatcccatcttggggcctgttccagagctccgccggagggggcatcgatcacggaaggcttctacatcaacaacatagcccttccgatgaagtgtgagtagtttacctcagaccttcgggtccatagttattagctagatggcttcttctcttttttggatctcaattcaaagttctccccctctcttatatatggagatctattcgatgtaatcttcttttgcggtgtgtttgttgagaccgatgaattgtgggtttatgatcaagtttatctatgaacaatatatgaaccttttctgaattcttttatgtgtgattggttatctttgcaattctcttcgaattatctgtttggtttggcctactagattgatctttcttgcaatgggagaag
This window contains:
- the LOC123130170 gene encoding uncharacterized protein codes for the protein MPRSSRRRRHPCSPAVGPLGEDDLLREILLRLPPQPSSLPRASAVCRRWRLLLSDPGFSRRFRIHHRRDPPLLGFFVRNEDLPFLPALDAPDRVSPGRFSLQRGDGDGDRFMSLGCRHGLVLVVNKPKNQILVWDPVIGDQHRLDVPPGVAIHAEKTPINGAVLRAAGDDAQHFQVALTVADNDDKQHRRALACVYSSEAGAWGELVSTQLPSRVPMSNVGTFVSTYKPTVLIGDSLYWRLAGNFTGILEFDLEKQSLAVIRLPVHILEDGHCLFSIMRAEGGGLGLLLQTDRSIQLWKRKTDCDGVASWGLGRTIELDKLLSLNSEENDIIIQGPMGENNVVFVWTHHILFTVHLESLQFNKLPGAYPLFHYHPFESVYAAGI